In Burkholderia sp. GAS332, one DNA window encodes the following:
- a CDS encoding Phospholipase/lecithinase/hemolysin, with product MNQITSKKRSVVRVTQIAIASAAFALLAACGGGSSSNSSSSSTPAGGVNLQVVSFGDSLSDVGTYAPVIQASFGGGRFTTNPGEVWTQKVAEYYGGTLTAAYQGGFGQPLVAKSGYGYAQGGSDVVNPQGEGWAPNNMAATTVPVVTQVANYLSAHSSFNGNQLVLVNGGANDIFQFSTAANLTALGTALQTQYPVLVGKGLLPNTPAGQVQFIAGYLQQLPTPQIAQAAAALAAQIQTMVNSGATHVVVSTVPDIGNTPQGVQANAAAPGTAALLSGITAAYNGMLVQSLTSLGLLGTGKVIVADAFTWLDQQLPNYQALGFTVSNTGTACNLTSMVANATAYATANPSATNGLTPAQYGSQFGSSLFCSPQTYTVAGADQTYMFADLVHPSTHMHALFAQFVQQQVAATGLGK from the coding sequence ATGAATCAAATAACATCGAAGAAGCGCAGTGTCGTACGCGTCACGCAGATCGCCATCGCCAGTGCCGCGTTTGCACTGCTCGCGGCTTGCGGCGGCGGCAGCAGCAGTAACAGCTCGAGCAGCAGCACGCCTGCGGGTGGCGTGAACTTGCAGGTCGTGTCGTTCGGCGACAGCCTGTCTGACGTCGGCACGTATGCACCGGTGATCCAGGCGAGCTTCGGCGGCGGCCGCTTCACGACCAACCCGGGTGAGGTGTGGACGCAGAAGGTCGCGGAGTACTACGGCGGTACGTTGACCGCCGCGTACCAGGGCGGCTTCGGTCAACCGTTGGTCGCGAAGAGCGGGTATGGCTACGCGCAAGGCGGCTCGGACGTCGTCAACCCCCAAGGCGAAGGTTGGGCACCGAACAACATGGCGGCTACGACGGTGCCGGTGGTGACCCAGGTGGCAAACTACCTGAGCGCGCATAGCAGCTTCAACGGGAACCAGCTCGTGCTGGTGAACGGCGGCGCGAACGACATTTTCCAGTTCTCGACTGCTGCCAATCTGACGGCGCTTGGTACCGCGTTACAGACGCAATATCCAGTGCTCGTGGGCAAAGGCTTGCTCCCGAACACGCCGGCGGGCCAGGTACAGTTCATCGCCGGCTACCTGCAGCAGCTGCCCACTCCCCAGATCGCGCAGGCCGCCGCCGCGCTCGCCGCGCAAATCCAGACCATGGTGAACTCGGGTGCGACCCACGTGGTGGTGTCGACGGTGCCGGACATCGGCAATACGCCGCAAGGCGTCCAGGCCAACGCCGCCGCGCCTGGCACGGCGGCACTGCTGTCGGGGATTACCGCGGCGTATAACGGTATGCTGGTCCAGAGCTTGACGTCCCTCGGCCTGCTGGGTACGGGTAAGGTCATCGTGGCCGATGCGTTCACGTGGCTGGATCAGCAGTTGCCGAACTACCAGGCGCTGGGCTTCACGGTGTCCAACACCGGCACGGCGTGTAATCTGACGTCGATGGTGGCCAATGCGACCGCGTACGCTACCGCTAATCCGAGCGCGACGAATGGGTTGACTCCGGCGCAGTATGGCTCGCAGTTTGGTTCGTCGTTGTTCTGCTCGCCGCAGACTTATACGGTGGCTGGCGCTGACCAGACCTATATGTTCGCGGACTTGGTGCACCCGAGCACGCACATGCATGCGTTGTTCGCGCAGTTCGTTCAGCAGCAGGTCGCTGCGACGGGATTGGGGAAGTAA
- a CDS encoding serine protease Do, producing the protein MNAKTLSRSAVAVAVAVALSAGYVAGHRDVPAPQVIAPAQAAMMPAEAAAKTGIPDFSGLVETYGPAVVNISAKHVVKQTALRGNSGNSANGGNQLPIDPSDPFYQFYKHFFGGMPGMQGGDGGDAPDQPSASLGSGFIVSSDGYILTNAHVVDGANVVTVKLTDKREFKAKVVGADKQSDVAVLKIDASNLPTVKIGDPRQSKVGQWVVAIGSPYGFDNTVTSGIISAKSRSLPNENYTPFIQTDVPVNPGNSGGPLFNLQGEVIGINSMIYSQTGGFQGLSFAIPINEAIKVKDDLVKTGHVSRGRLGVAVQGLNQTLADSFGMQKPQGALVSSVDPGGPAAKGGLQPGDVILSVNGEPVSDSSDLPSQVASLAPGSKATVQVWRDKATKDLTVTIGSLSDAKVASDKADQPAQLQGRLGVAVRPLTPEEKSSASVSHGLLVQQSGGAAENAGIEPGDVILAVNGRPVSSVDQLKQMIAGAGNSIALLIQRDNAQIFVPVDLG; encoded by the coding sequence ATGAACGCGAAAACCTTGTCCCGCAGCGCTGTTGCAGTCGCTGTCGCCGTGGCGCTCTCCGCCGGCTATGTGGCGGGGCATCGCGACGTGCCCGCGCCGCAGGTAATCGCGCCGGCGCAGGCCGCGATGATGCCTGCTGAAGCTGCCGCGAAAACCGGCATCCCTGATTTCTCAGGTCTGGTCGAAACCTACGGCCCGGCTGTCGTCAACATCAGCGCGAAGCATGTGGTCAAGCAGACTGCGTTGCGCGGCAACAGTGGCAATAGCGCCAACGGCGGCAACCAGTTGCCGATCGATCCGAGCGATCCCTTCTATCAGTTCTATAAGCACTTCTTCGGCGGCATGCCGGGCATGCAAGGCGGCGACGGCGGCGATGCGCCCGATCAGCCGAGCGCGAGCCTCGGCTCGGGATTCATCGTCAGCAGTGACGGCTACATCCTGACCAATGCCCACGTGGTGGACGGCGCGAACGTCGTCACCGTGAAGCTCACCGACAAGCGCGAATTCAAGGCGAAAGTGGTCGGCGCCGACAAGCAGTCCGACGTCGCCGTGCTGAAGATCGATGCGAGCAATCTGCCGACCGTGAAGATCGGCGATCCGCGTCAGAGCAAGGTCGGCCAGTGGGTGGTCGCGATCGGCTCGCCTTACGGTTTCGACAACACGGTGACCTCGGGCATCATCAGCGCGAAGTCGCGCTCGCTGCCGAACGAAAACTACACGCCGTTCATCCAGACCGACGTGCCGGTGAACCCGGGTAACTCGGGTGGCCCGCTGTTTAATCTGCAAGGCGAAGTGATCGGCATCAACTCGATGATCTATTCGCAGACGGGCGGCTTCCAGGGCCTTTCGTTCGCGATCCCGATCAATGAGGCGATCAAGGTCAAGGACGACCTCGTCAAGACCGGCCATGTGAGCCGCGGACGTCTCGGCGTCGCGGTGCAGGGCTTGAACCAGACGCTGGCCGATTCGTTCGGCATGCAGAAGCCGCAAGGCGCACTCGTCAGCTCGGTCGATCCGGGCGGCCCGGCGGCCAAGGGCGGTCTGCAACCGGGCGACGTGATCCTGTCGGTGAATGGTGAGCCGGTTAGCGACTCGTCGGATCTGCCGTCGCAAGTCGCGAGTCTGGCGCCGGGCAGCAAGGCCACCGTGCAGGTGTGGCGCGACAAGGCCACCAAGGACCTGACGGTGACGATCGGTTCGTTGTCGGATGCGAAGGTCGCCTCGGACAAGGCCGATCAGCCGGCCCAGTTGCAAGGCCGTCTGGGCGTGGCGGTGCGGCCGCTGACGCCGGAAGAGAAGAGCAGCGCGTCGGTGTCGCACGGTCTGCTAGTGCAGCAATCGGGCGGTGCGGCTGAAAACGCCGGCATCGAGCCGGGCGACGTGATTCTGGCGGTCAACGGCCGGCCAGTGTCGAGCGTCGATCAGTTGAAGCAGATGATCGCTGGCGCCGGCAACAGCATCGCGTTGCTGATCCAGCGCGATAACGCGCAGATTTTCGTGCCGGTCGATCTCGGCTAA
- a CDS encoding 5-(carboxyamino)imidazole ribonucleotide synthase, which translates to MNPDNTPVSPILPGAWLGMVGGGQLGRMFCFAAQAMGYRVAVLDPDENSPAGAVADRHIRAAYDDEASLTELARLCAAVSTEFENVPAASLDFLAKTTFVSPAGRCVAVAQDRIAEKRFIASSGVTVAPHVVIESSDALAALDDAKLEAVLPGILKTARMGYDGKGQIRVRNAEEVREAHASLAGVPCVLEKRLPLKFEVSALIARAASGASVVYPLAQNTHRDGVLSHTIVPAPDASPTLVQQAQQAALQIADKLGYVGVLCVEFFILEDGSLVANEMAPRPHNSGHYTVDACATSQFEQQVRAMTSMPLGDTRQHSPAVMLNILGDVWFPGGPKGAAVTPPWHEVAAMPAARLHLYGKEEARCGRKMGHVNFTAATLEEARTAARDCARLLHIITS; encoded by the coding sequence ATGAACCCAGACAACACACCGGTTTCACCGATTCTGCCCGGCGCATGGCTTGGCATGGTTGGTGGCGGCCAGCTCGGCCGCATGTTCTGTTTTGCTGCTCAAGCGATGGGTTATCGCGTCGCCGTGCTCGATCCGGACGAAAACAGTCCCGCGGGCGCGGTTGCCGACCGCCATATCCGTGCGGCTTACGACGACGAAGCGTCGCTCACCGAACTCGCGCGGCTGTGCGCAGCGGTGTCGACCGAATTCGAGAATGTGCCGGCCGCGAGCCTCGATTTTCTCGCGAAAACCACGTTTGTGAGCCCGGCCGGCCGTTGCGTCGCCGTGGCGCAGGACCGGATCGCCGAGAAGCGTTTTATCGCGTCGTCGGGCGTGACGGTGGCGCCGCACGTGGTGATCGAGTCGTCGGACGCGCTGGCCGCGCTCGACGATGCGAAGCTCGAAGCCGTGCTGCCCGGCATTCTTAAGACCGCGCGCATGGGCTACGACGGCAAAGGTCAGATCCGCGTGCGCAACGCCGAGGAAGTGCGCGAGGCGCATGCGTCGCTGGCGGGCGTGCCGTGCGTGCTGGAAAAGCGCTTGCCGCTGAAGTTCGAAGTGTCCGCGCTGATCGCGCGCGCGGCGAGCGGCGCGTCGGTGGTGTATCCGCTGGCGCAGAACACGCATCGCGACGGCGTGCTGTCGCACACCATCGTCCCCGCGCCGGACGCAAGCCCGACGCTGGTTCAGCAAGCACAACAGGCCGCGCTGCAAATCGCGGACAAGCTCGGCTATGTTGGCGTGCTGTGCGTCGAGTTCTTCATTCTCGAAGACGGTTCGCTCGTCGCCAACGAAATGGCGCCGCGTCCGCACAACTCCGGGCATTACACCGTCGACGCCTGCGCGACCAGCCAGTTCGAACAGCAGGTCCGCGCGATGACCAGTATGCCGCTCGGCGACACGCGCCAGCATTCGCCGGCGGTGATGCTGAACATCCTTGGCGACGTCTGGTTCCCGGGCGGCCCGAAGGGTGCGGCGGTCACGCCGCCGTGGCATGAAGTCGCCGCTATGCCGGCGGCGCGCTTGCATCTGTACGGCAAGGAAGAAGCACGATGCGGGCGCAAGATGGGGCACGTGAATTTCACGGCCGCGACGCTCGAAGAAGCCCGCACGGCGGCGCGCGATTGCGCGCGGCTGCTGCATATCATCACGAGCTGA
- a CDS encoding Sterol desaturase/sphingolipid hydroxylase, fatty acid hydroxylase superfamily produces MQFDAELLLLAMAPVFLACIGWEAWHLRRTRPGAQLYSWRDTFCNAALALMQQAADKLAWLAIIPVYAFFYDHYRVTTWPATWVSFVVLFVAQDLLYYVFHRCSHRVRWLWAAHVVHHSSERMNFSTAFRQSLMYPIAGMWLFWIPLAVLGFPPKQIVAIVLINLGFQFFVHTQAIGKLGWLEYVFNTPSIHRVHHARNDRYIDRNYAGVLVIWDRLFGSYVEEDPHDAPVYGIVEPLHTYNPLKATFHEWASMAADFVSVRGWRNKLRALFAPPAWAADYHARRAAGASARVAPSGGDTSIEENHTAAFQTPRRP; encoded by the coding sequence ATGCAATTCGATGCTGAATTGCTGCTGCTCGCCATGGCGCCAGTCTTTCTCGCATGCATTGGCTGGGAGGCGTGGCACCTGCGGCGCACGCGCCCCGGCGCGCAGCTCTATAGCTGGCGCGACACGTTCTGCAACGCCGCGCTCGCGCTGATGCAGCAAGCCGCCGACAAGCTCGCGTGGCTCGCGATCATTCCCGTCTATGCGTTCTTCTACGATCACTATCGCGTCACCACATGGCCGGCGACCTGGGTGTCGTTCGTCGTGCTGTTCGTCGCTCAGGATTTGCTCTATTACGTGTTCCACCGCTGCAGCCACCGCGTGCGCTGGCTGTGGGCCGCGCATGTCGTGCATCACTCATCGGAGCGGATGAATTTTTCGACCGCGTTCCGCCAGAGCCTGATGTATCCGATTGCCGGCATGTGGCTGTTCTGGATTCCGCTCGCCGTGCTCGGCTTTCCGCCGAAGCAGATTGTCGCGATCGTGCTGATCAATCTCGGCTTCCAGTTTTTCGTGCACACGCAGGCGATCGGCAAGCTCGGCTGGCTCGAGTACGTGTTCAACACGCCGTCGATTCATCGCGTGCATCACGCGCGCAACGACCGCTATATCGACCGTAACTATGCCGGCGTCCTGGTGATCTGGGATCGCCTGTTCGGCAGCTATGTCGAGGAAGATCCGCACGACGCGCCGGTGTACGGCATCGTCGAACCGCTTCACACCTATAACCCGCTGAAGGCGACGTTTCATGAATGGGCGTCGATGGCCGCCGATTTCGTGAGCGTGCGAGGCTGGCGCAACAAGTTGCGCGCGCTGTTCGCCCCGCCTGCATGGGCCGCGGATTACCATGCGCGCCGCGCCGCTGGCGCGAGTGCCCGTGTCGCGCCATCCGGCGGCGATACAAGCATTGAAGAAAACCATACGGCCGCGTTTCAAACACCGCGCAGGCCGTAG
- a CDS encoding D-alanyl-D-alanine carboxypeptidase / D-alanyl-D-alanine-endopeptidase (penicillin-binding protein 4): MTHAFFPAFLSSIARRVALRPRSSAAAADSQPRRFAPRSAALLLACAALGSGGVALPLTAQARVKAAHPSVNVTTVLPQSVMIGLQRAHVPLSSISVVVEKVGDRTPIVALNAGKPMMPASTMKLVTTYSGLSILGPDYRWRTSAYADGTVDANGVLHGNLYIQGTGDPKLVPEELIDLVQKIHKSGITGVDGALVLDKRYFDTSTRDLPPFDDDATAPYNVGPDPLLYAFKSLSFTLTPSPDGSVAIDVLPALSQLQIDNHMHAVNGPCRGDAASVSPTVTPQPNGTVVASFDGDYSVRCGPRTLNVAVLDHTAFFAGGFLALWQQTGGTFSGATREGPVPVGARLVATHQGPVLSDIVRDINKFSNNTMARNLFLTIGATEEKPPATPAKSARAIEAFLTRDSVDMQYLTLDNGSGLSRDEHITALSLADLLQRANASPVAQAFVESLPIAGVDGTMRNRLTNQGAGGNAHIKTGTLRDVRAIAGYVASADGNSYVVVSLINDPHSEAARAAHDALLEWVYQGPSQGFTKVSERVDEPRSSKPRKNPHKRGAH; encoded by the coding sequence ATGACGCACGCTTTTTTCCCTGCTTTTTTATCTTCCATCGCACGCCGTGTGGCGCTGCGTCCACGCTCTTCTGCTGCTGCTGCGGATTCCCAGCCTCGCCGGTTCGCGCCGCGCTCGGCGGCGTTGCTGCTTGCCTGCGCCGCACTCGGCAGCGGCGGCGTGGCGCTGCCGCTCACCGCGCAGGCGCGCGTCAAGGCCGCGCATCCGAGTGTCAACGTCACCACGGTGTTGCCGCAGTCGGTGATGATCGGCCTGCAGCGCGCGCACGTCCCCTTGTCATCGATCAGTGTAGTGGTCGAAAAAGTCGGCGACCGTACGCCGATCGTCGCACTGAACGCCGGCAAGCCGATGATGCCCGCCTCGACCATGAAGCTCGTCACCACTTACTCCGGCCTGTCGATCCTCGGCCCGGACTATCGCTGGCGCACGAGTGCCTATGCGGACGGCACGGTCGACGCCAACGGCGTGCTGCACGGCAATCTGTACATTCAGGGCACGGGCGATCCAAAACTCGTGCCTGAAGAACTGATCGACCTCGTGCAGAAGATCCACAAGTCGGGCATCACCGGCGTCGACGGCGCGCTGGTGCTCGACAAGCGCTACTTCGACACCTCCACGCGCGATCTGCCGCCATTCGACGACGACGCCACCGCGCCGTACAACGTCGGCCCCGATCCGCTGCTGTATGCATTCAAATCGCTGTCGTTCACGCTCACGCCTTCACCGGATGGCAGCGTCGCAATCGACGTGCTGCCCGCGCTCTCGCAGTTGCAGATCGACAATCACATGCACGCCGTCAACGGTCCGTGCCGCGGCGACGCCGCGTCCGTCTCGCCCACCGTCACGCCGCAGCCCAATGGCACGGTAGTGGCATCGTTCGACGGCGACTACTCGGTACGCTGCGGCCCGCGCACGCTCAACGTCGCAGTGCTCGATCACACCGCGTTCTTCGCGGGCGGCTTCCTCGCGCTGTGGCAGCAGACCGGCGGCACCTTCAGCGGCGCAACCCGCGAAGGCCCGGTGCCGGTCGGCGCGCGCCTCGTCGCCACGCACCAGGGGCCGGTGCTGTCCGACATCGTTCGCGACATCAACAAGTTCAGTAACAACACGATGGCGCGCAACCTGTTCCTGACAATCGGCGCGACGGAAGAAAAACCGCCCGCCACGCCCGCGAAATCGGCACGCGCCATTGAAGCGTTTCTGACCCGCGACAGCGTCGACATGCAATACCTGACGCTCGACAACGGCTCGGGTCTGTCGCGCGACGAGCACATTACCGCGCTCTCGCTCGCCGATCTGCTGCAGCGGGCCAACGCAAGCCCGGTCGCCCAGGCGTTCGTGGAGTCGCTGCCGATCGCCGGCGTCGACGGCACGATGCGCAACCGCCTGACCAACCAGGGCGCGGGCGGCAACGCGCACATCAAGACCGGTACCTTGCGCGATGTGCGTGCGATCGCCGGTTATGTGGCTTCGGCGGATGGCAACAGCTACGTGGTGGTGAGTCTGATCAACGACCCGCATTCGGAAGCCGCGCGCGCCGCACACGACGCCCTGCTCGAATGGGTGTATCAGGGACCGTCGCAAGGATTCACGAAGGTCTCCGAACGCGTCGACGAACCACGCAGCAGCAAGCCCAGGAAAAACCCGCACAAGCGTGGCGCCCATTGA
- a CDS encoding two-component system, OmpR family, sensor kinase, which yields MRSIRRQLLFWLLALVLLGVGIAGWLIYRQALAEANELFDYQLEQIAAALPSEPFSQVLGSRDTGDEGIVLQIWNRNGVLMYYSRPRAPLAPRAELGFSTEHTDRGDWRVYGAIVGDNVVQLAQPVSVRNRLAANVALRTLWPLIVLLPLLGLAVWVVVGRGLRPLRRVTSALDARHPEALDPLPDQRLPLEVQPLVRALNGLLERLATALDIQKAFVADAAHELRTPLAAVQIQSQLVARAKDDAARSEALADLQAGVTRATRLAEQLLALARSEPDGHAATNAIDLRALLQDCVVAYAPLAQNRGVDLGVEASEPATVTGDADALRVMFNNLVDNATKYTPQGGRVDVSLHIDEGHPVVRIADSGPGIEPAERDRVFDRFYRSGAGANRARTDVAGSGLGLAIVRRIATQHHAAVRLDESPVGGLLVEVRF from the coding sequence ATGCGTTCGATTCGCCGTCAATTGCTGTTCTGGCTGCTGGCGCTGGTGTTGCTCGGCGTCGGCATTGCGGGTTGGTTGATCTACCGGCAAGCACTTGCCGAAGCCAACGAACTGTTCGATTACCAGTTGGAGCAGATCGCCGCGGCGCTGCCGTCGGAACCGTTCTCGCAGGTGCTCGGTTCGCGCGACACTGGCGACGAAGGCATCGTGCTGCAAATCTGGAATCGCAACGGCGTGTTGATGTACTACTCGCGACCACGTGCCCCGCTTGCGCCGCGCGCCGAACTCGGTTTTTCGACCGAGCATACGGATCGCGGCGATTGGCGTGTGTACGGCGCGATCGTCGGCGATAACGTCGTGCAGCTGGCGCAGCCGGTTTCGGTCCGTAACCGGCTCGCGGCGAATGTCGCGTTGCGAACCCTGTGGCCGCTGATCGTTTTGCTGCCGCTATTGGGCCTGGCGGTGTGGGTGGTCGTCGGGCGCGGACTGCGGCCGTTGCGGCGCGTGACCAGCGCGCTCGACGCGCGTCACCCCGAAGCGCTCGATCCCTTGCCCGATCAGCGTTTGCCGCTCGAAGTGCAGCCCCTCGTGCGCGCGTTGAACGGCCTGCTCGAACGGCTCGCCACCGCGCTGGACATTCAGAAAGCATTTGTCGCGGATGCCGCGCACGAATTGCGCACGCCGCTCGCCGCCGTGCAGATTCAATCGCAACTGGTGGCCCGCGCGAAAGACGATGCCGCGCGCAGCGAAGCGCTGGCCGATCTGCAAGCGGGCGTCACGCGCGCCACGCGTCTCGCCGAGCAATTGCTGGCGCTCGCACGTTCGGAACCGGACGGTCACGCCGCCACCAACGCGATCGATCTGCGCGCGTTGCTGCAAGACTGCGTGGTGGCGTACGCGCCGCTTGCGCAGAATCGCGGCGTCGATCTCGGTGTTGAGGCGAGCGAACCGGCTACGGTGACCGGCGACGCCGATGCGCTGCGTGTCATGTTCAACAACCTGGTTGATAACGCAACCAAATACACGCCGCAAGGCGGCCGCGTCGACGTCAGTCTGCATATCGACGAAGGGCACCCGGTGGTGCGGATTGCCGACAGCGGGCCGGGCATCGAGCCGGCTGAACGCGACCGGGTGTTCGATCGCTTCTACCGGTCCGGCGCTGGCGCGAACCGCGCGCGCACCGACGTGGCGGGCAGCGGCCTTGGCCTCGCGATCGTGCGCCGCATTGCGACGCAGCACCATGCGGCGGTGAGACTCGACGAATCTCCTGTGGGTGGTCTGCTGGTTGAAGTGCGCTTCTGA
- a CDS encoding Uncharacterized conserved protein, DUF427 family: protein MSDAPTPHGHPVAGTGGHTIAISGNHHRVRVIHGGVTMADTQAGLTLTETGLADVFYFPRDDVNMARLERSTHTSHCPFKGEASYFHLRTEDGLIENAVWSYETPLEPAVRIKGYLAFYASRVDRIDQTS, encoded by the coding sequence ATGAGCGATGCCCCGACACCCCACGGACACCCCGTCGCAGGCACGGGCGGGCACACCATCGCGATCAGCGGCAACCACCACCGGGTGCGGGTGATTCATGGCGGCGTGACCATGGCCGACACCCAGGCGGGACTCACCCTGACGGAAACCGGTCTGGCGGACGTGTTCTACTTCCCGCGTGACGACGTCAACATGGCGCGCCTCGAACGCTCAACCCATACTTCGCACTGCCCGTTCAAGGGCGAGGCTTCCTACTTTCATTTGCGCACCGAAGACGGCCTGATCGAAAACGCCGTATGGAGCTATGAGACGCCGCTCGAGCCGGCGGTAAGAATAAAAGGGTATCTCGCGTTTTACGCATCGCGCGTCGACCGCATCGATCAGACGTCCTGA
- a CDS encoding two component transcriptional regulator, winged helix family has translation MRILLVEDDRMIAEGVRKALRGEGFAVDWVEDGDSALSAATSQPYDLVLLDLGLPKRDGLDVLRTLRAKGHAIPVLIVTARDAVADRVKGLDAGADDYLVKPFDLDELGARMRALIRRQSGRSDSTIRHGNLTLDPASHQVTLDGSPVALSAREFALLEALIARPGAVLSKSQLEEKMYGWGEEIGSNTVEVYIHALRKKLGADLIRNVRGLGYMIAKDA, from the coding sequence ATGCGCATATTGCTAGTCGAAGACGACCGGATGATCGCCGAAGGCGTGCGCAAGGCGCTACGCGGCGAAGGCTTCGCGGTCGATTGGGTGGAAGACGGCGACTCCGCGCTCAGCGCGGCGACCAGCCAACCTTACGATCTGGTGCTGCTCGATCTCGGCCTGCCCAAACGCGACGGCCTCGACGTGTTGCGCACGCTGCGCGCCAAAGGTCACGCGATTCCCGTGCTGATCGTGACCGCGCGCGACGCGGTCGCCGATCGCGTCAAGGGTCTCGACGCCGGCGCCGACGATTACCTTGTCAAACCTTTCGATCTCGACGAACTCGGCGCCCGCATGCGTGCGCTGATTCGCCGCCAATCGGGCCGCAGCGATTCGACGATTCGCCACGGCAACCTGACGCTCGATCCCGCGTCACATCAGGTCACGCTCGACGGTTCGCCGGTCGCGCTGTCGGCGCGTGAATTCGCCCTGCTCGAAGCGTTGATTGCCCGGCCCGGCGCGGTGCTCTCGAAGAGCCAGCTTGAAGAAAAGATGTACGGCTGGGGCGAGGAGATCGGCAGCAATACCGTCGAGGTCTACATTCATGCCCTGCGCAAGAAACTCGGCGCGGACCTGATCCGCAACGTTCGCGGTCTTGGCTACATGATCGCCAAGGACGCCTGA
- a CDS encoding 5-(carboxyamino)imidazole ribonucleotide mutase: MSEVQTAHTHAAPVVGVLMGSSSDWEVMKNAVAILQEFGVPYEAKVVSAHRMPDEMFAYAESARERGIRAIIAGAGGAAHLPGMLAAKTTVPVLGVPVASKYLKGVDSLHSIVQMPKGVPVATFAIGEAGAANAALFAVSILSGTSPEYAEKLAAFRVRQNEAAHAMVLPAL; this comes from the coding sequence ATGAGTGAAGTCCAGACTGCCCATACGCACGCCGCGCCGGTTGTTGGCGTGCTGATGGGGTCCAGTTCCGACTGGGAAGTGATGAAGAACGCCGTTGCGATTCTGCAAGAATTCGGCGTGCCGTACGAAGCCAAGGTCGTGTCGGCGCACCGGATGCCTGACGAGATGTTTGCCTATGCCGAAAGCGCGCGTGAGCGCGGCATCCGCGCGATCATCGCGGGTGCGGGCGGCGCGGCGCATCTGCCGGGCATGCTGGCTGCCAAGACCACGGTGCCGGTGCTCGGCGTGCCGGTCGCGAGCAAGTATCTAAAGGGCGTCGATTCGTTGCACTCGATCGTGCAGATGCCCAAGGGCGTGCCGGTTGCCACGTTTGCCATCGGCGAAGCGGGCGCGGCGAATGCGGCGCTGTTCGCGGTGTCGATTCTGAGCGGCACGAGCCCCGAGTATGCGGAAAAGCTGGCGGCGTTCCGCGTGCGCCAGAACGAAGCGGCCCACGCAATGGTGCTGCCGGCGCTGTAA
- a CDS encoding translation factor SUA5, translating into MPDQQKPAEGAASALPVSAAQIEHAAALLDAGGLVAFPTETVYGLGGDAESPDAVARIYAAKGRPANHPVIVHLAPQGDPNYWVEYLPAEAQRLIDAFWPGPLTLILKRAARIDAAVSGGQDSVGLRCPSHPVAQALLEAFSALRGGHGGVAAPSANRFGHVSPTTAQHVRDEFGSAIHVLDGGASDVGIESTILDLSRGFPALLRPGRVTPQDIADVLGEAPRLPDGSDATAPRASGTLKAHYAPRTPLALLPFGALEPLLAARRADERVALVARASRAGHWANVDGVHFIAAPEDPHVYARELYGLLRALDRADVSRILIEKLPDTIEWIAVNDRLGRAAAAFEAQG; encoded by the coding sequence ATGCCGGATCAACAGAAACCCGCCGAGGGCGCCGCGAGCGCCTTGCCTGTGAGCGCTGCGCAGATCGAGCACGCGGCCGCGCTGCTCGATGCTGGCGGTCTGGTCGCGTTTCCTACGGAGACTGTTTACGGACTCGGCGGCGACGCCGAAAGTCCGGACGCGGTCGCGCGTATTTACGCGGCGAAGGGCAGGCCGGCGAACCATCCGGTGATCGTGCATCTGGCGCCGCAGGGCGATCCGAACTACTGGGTCGAATATTTGCCCGCCGAGGCGCAGCGTTTGATCGATGCGTTCTGGCCGGGGCCGCTTACGTTGATCTTGAAGCGCGCGGCGCGAATTGATGCGGCGGTGAGCGGTGGGCAGGATTCGGTGGGGTTGCGCTGTCCGTCCCATCCGGTTGCGCAGGCTTTGCTGGAAGCGTTCAGCGCGTTGCGTGGCGGACATGGTGGCGTGGCGGCGCCGTCGGCGAATCGCTTTGGGCATGTGAGTCCGACAACGGCGCAGCATGTGCGCGACGAGTTCGGTAGCGCGATTCATGTGCTGGACGGCGGGGCGTCGGATGTCGGGATCGAGTCGACGATTCTGGATTTGTCACGTGGGTTTCCGGCGTTGTTGAGGCCGGGGCGGGTCACGCCGCAGGATATCGCCGATGTGCTCGGTGAGGCGCCGAGGTTGCCGGATGGGTCGGATGCGACGGCACCGCGGGCTTCAGGTACGTTGAAGGCGCACTATGCGCCGCGTACGCCGTTGGCGTTGTTGCCGTTTGGCGCGCTTGAGCCTTTGCTTGCCGCGCGGCGGGCGGATGAGCGTGTGGCTCTGGTCGCTCGGGCGTCGCGGGCCGGGCATTGGGCGAATGTGGATGGGGTGCATTTCATCGCTGCGCCTGAAGATCCGCATGTGTATGCGCGTGAGTTGTATGGGTTGCTACGGGCGCTGGATCGCGCGGATGTCAGCCGGATTCTCATCGAGAAGTTGCCGGATACGATTGAGTGGATTGCTGTTAATGATCGGTTAGGGCGGGCTGCGGCGGCTTTTGAAGCGCAAGGATGA